In one window of Candidatus Avedoeria danica DNA:
- a CDS encoding SUMF1/EgtB/PvdO family nonheme iron enzyme, which produces MDEVIDALDPADPLPPLPGTGWEETTILAAAMAADPAAFVRGVMGTNLALAGRAAAQAELRARLPEALLDELRWALVHRSRDAAADLRERIACGYAVGDLGDPRFERREGPHGAYLMPPLVAISGGVYPIGEDEPIEWSFFGSTGTSRSHIPRHEVTVAAFEIGQYPVTNAEWACFMAAR; this is translated from the coding sequence GTGGACGAGGTGATCGACGCGCTGGACCCAGCGGACCCGCTTCCGCCGCTGCCGGGCACGGGCTGGGAGGAGACGACGATCCTTGCGGCGGCGATGGCGGCCGATCCGGCGGCGTTCGTGCGGGGGGTGATGGGGACGAACCTGGCGCTGGCGGGGCGGGCGGCGGCGCAGGCGGAGCTGCGGGCGCGGTTGCCGGAGGCGTTGCTGGACGAGCTGCGGTGGGCGCTGGTGCACCGCAGCCGGGACGCAGCGGCGGATCTGCGGGAGCGGATCGCGTGCGGGTATGCGGTGGGGGACCTGGGGGACCCGAGGTTCGAGCGGCGGGAGGGGCCGCATGGGGCGTACTTGATGCCGCCGCTCGTTGCAATCTCGGGCGGGGTGTACCCGATCGGGGAGGATGAGCCGATCGAGTGGTCGTTTTTTGGGAGCACAGGGACCAGCAGGTCGCATATCCCGCGCCACGAGGTCACTGTAGCCGCGTTCGAGATTGGACAGTACCCGGTGACGAACGCGGAGTGGGCGTGCTTCATGGCGGCGCGCTGA